A single window of Rubripirellula lacrimiformis DNA harbors:
- a CDS encoding hemerythrin domain-containing protein, which produces MDQPQSSAAKTIAKDGTRRLSINAAFLRDIKDDNRELKALIDRIKPITELPQVAANHWIEIRSLLADLRDQLALHFSLEEAFGYFEEAIETAPQLSMTAVQLRGDHPRLFEEIRAIADKAQEIEADQIEKVTTFLSRLHRFQRSFETHEEAEIKLIVEAMDDDIGGGD; this is translated from the coding sequence ATGGACCAACCACAATCGAGTGCTGCCAAGACGATCGCCAAGGACGGCACGCGGCGTCTTTCTATCAACGCAGCCTTCCTTCGCGACATCAAAGACGACAACCGCGAATTGAAGGCGTTGATCGATCGGATCAAACCGATCACGGAACTCCCTCAGGTCGCAGCGAACCATTGGATCGAAATACGTTCGCTGCTAGCGGACCTACGCGATCAGCTTGCCCTTCACTTTTCGCTCGAAGAAGCGTTCGGGTATTTCGAAGAGGCGATCGAAACGGCACCGCAACTGAGCATGACTGCGGTACAACTGCGTGGTGACCATCCTCGCCTGTTCGAAGAGATCCGGGCGATCGCCGACAAGGCGCAAGAAATCGAAGCCGATCAGATCGAAAAAGTAACGACGTTCTTGTCGCGTCTGCATCGGTTCCAACGATCCTTCGAAACGCACGAAGAAGCCGAAATCAAACTGATCGTCGAAGCCATGGACGACGACATCGGCGGCGGCGACTGA
- the epmA gene encoding EF-P lysine aminoacylase EpmA, producing MTHPSLPCVEMIRQRAELLRDLRSFFDGRGFLEVQPPCLSRDCVIDAYIDPIAIASEQLQIAEDLPLQMFLQTSPELAMKRMLAAGAPSIYAIVPVFRGGESGDHHNVEFSMLEWYEVGADIDDCIRTLGQLASTVLGSDGYDVKNYRTVFSEFLGFDPILVSTDDLARHVQPIDTDLAASIAGDRDMMLDVVLSNLIQPKLGLDRPLIIKNYPISQAALARQAKDDPQCAARFELIVGGIELANGYDELTDADVLVQRAQQSNQLRIASGRTPLRVESSLVEAMRIGLPKCAGVAMGVDRLLMIRAGETSLQRVLPFKIGQA from the coding sequence ATGACCCACCCTTCCCTGCCCTGTGTGGAAATGATTCGTCAGCGTGCCGAACTGCTACGCGATCTGCGGTCCTTCTTTGACGGACGTGGGTTCCTGGAAGTCCAACCACCCTGCCTGTCTCGCGACTGTGTGATCGACGCCTACATCGACCCCATCGCGATCGCGTCGGAACAATTGCAGATCGCCGAAGACCTGCCGCTACAGATGTTCTTGCAAACGTCGCCTGAACTAGCGATGAAACGCATGTTGGCGGCCGGCGCCCCATCGATCTACGCCATCGTGCCAGTGTTTCGCGGCGGCGAATCGGGCGACCATCACAACGTCGAATTTTCGATGCTGGAATGGTATGAAGTGGGCGCTGACATCGACGACTGCATCCGCACCCTGGGCCAATTGGCGTCGACCGTGCTGGGCAGCGACGGCTACGACGTCAAAAACTATCGCACCGTGTTTAGTGAGTTTCTAGGGTTTGATCCGATCCTTGTATCGACAGACGATCTTGCAAGACACGTGCAGCCGATCGACACCGACTTGGCCGCGTCGATCGCGGGCGATCGCGACATGATGTTGGATGTGGTGCTATCGAATTTGATCCAACCCAAACTGGGGCTCGACCGGCCGTTGATCATCAAAAACTATCCGATTTCACAAGCCGCCCTCGCCCGTCAAGCGAAAGATGATCCACAGTGCGCTGCACGCTTTGAACTGATTGTCGGCGGCATCGAACTGGCCAATGGCTACGACGAACTGACCGACGCCGACGTGCTGGTCCAGCGTGCCCAGCAGTCCAATCAGCTGCGTATCGCATCCGGGCGGACACCGCTGCGAGTCGAATCATCGTTGGTGGAAGCGATGCGAATCGGGCTGCCGAAATGTGCAGGAGTCGCGATGGGGGTCGATCGGCTGCTGATGATTCGTGCAGGCGAAACATCGCTGCAGCGAGTTTTGCCGTTCAAAATCGGTCAAGCCTAG
- a CDS encoding ThiF family adenylyltransferase encodes MVRSTCLETLCLPIPDGSLFSQPIDMTDSPENRYARQIQFAPIGADGHAGIAGARVAVLGCGALGTVAAEILARAGVGTLRLIDRDVVEWTNLQRQALYTEADARQGRSKSAAATDRIAAINQDVTVDPVVADVSSKNIASIIGNVDLVVDAADNFALRFLLNDWSLSTETPWVHGGCVGASGQVRLFTGQGRPCFRCVVPEPPPASAVDTCDTAGVLGAATHLIASLQAAEAIKWISGNRQAVRTSMLSIDLWNNRIREIELTDELSIGCIACDRRDYQFLEGERGSVDESAAVLCGRDAVQISRAWPGNVDFDAIAARWNGLGRIQMTPFFARLFPDDQHTITLFGDGRVVVGGTDQISEARGLCDRYIGG; translated from the coding sequence ATGGTTCGTTCAACATGCCTAGAAACGCTCTGTTTGCCCATCCCCGACGGATCGCTTTTCTCCCAGCCGATCGACATGACTGATTCACCCGAAAACCGATACGCTCGCCAGATTCAGTTTGCCCCGATTGGTGCCGACGGGCATGCGGGCATCGCCGGGGCTCGTGTCGCGGTTTTGGGATGTGGTGCTTTGGGCACGGTCGCGGCCGAGATTTTAGCACGGGCCGGTGTGGGAACGCTGCGTCTGATCGATCGCGATGTGGTTGAATGGACCAACCTGCAGCGGCAAGCCCTGTACACCGAAGCCGATGCCCGGCAGGGCCGTTCCAAGTCTGCCGCTGCGACCGACCGAATCGCCGCGATCAATCAAGATGTCACCGTCGATCCGGTGGTCGCGGATGTATCGTCCAAGAACATCGCCAGCATCATCGGCAATGTGGATCTGGTGGTCGATGCTGCCGACAACTTTGCGTTGCGTTTTCTGCTGAACGACTGGTCGTTGTCGACCGAGACCCCGTGGGTGCATGGTGGTTGTGTAGGGGCGTCTGGTCAGGTGCGGTTGTTTACCGGTCAGGGACGCCCGTGTTTCCGCTGTGTGGTTCCCGAGCCGCCGCCCGCATCAGCGGTCGACACCTGTGACACCGCCGGTGTATTGGGGGCAGCGACGCATCTGATTGCCAGTCTGCAAGCGGCCGAAGCCATCAAGTGGATCTCGGGCAATCGCCAAGCTGTCCGGACGTCGATGTTGTCGATCGATTTGTGGAACAATCGAATTCGCGAAATCGAACTGACCGACGAACTATCGATCGGGTGCATCGCCTGCGACCGGCGTGACTATCAGTTTTTGGAAGGTGAACGCGGAAGCGTCGACGAATCAGCCGCTGTGTTGTGCGGCCGAGATGCGGTTCAGATCAGCCGTGCTTGGCCCGGCAACGTCGATTTCGATGCCATCGCAGCAAGATGGAACGGTCTGGGGCGAATCCAGATGACTCCGTTCTTTGCACGGTTGTTTCCTGACGATCAACACACGATCACGCTATTCGGCGACGGCCGTGTCGTGGTCGGCGGCACGGATCAAATCAGCGAAGCCCGCGGGCTGTGCGACCGTTACATCGGCGGCTAG
- a CDS encoding ATP-dependent Clp protease ATP-binding subunit — MYERFTDRARKVMQLANQEAQRFNHEYIGTEHILLGLVKEGSGVAANVLKNLEVDLRKIRLEVEKLVQSGPEMVTVGKLPQTPRAKKVIEYSMEEARNLNHSYVGTEHILLGLLREQEGVAAQVLMNLGLKLEDVREEVLNLLGHGLEGAEVGERGGRTGDSGESSGSSSKSGKSKTPALDSFGRDLTELAKKGELDPVIGREREIERAIQILCRRTKNNPVLLGEAGVGKTAIVEGFAQKVIEGEVPEILAEKRIVVLDLAMMVAGTKYRGQFEERIKAVMTEVRRVKNTILFIDELHTLVGAGGAEGAIDAANVLKPALARGEIQCIGATTLDEYRKYIEKDNALARRFQEIIVEPTGKTETIAILKGLRGRYEEHHRVQFTDDAVVAAVEMSERYITARCLPDKAIDVIDEAGARVRLRTMTRPPDLKEIDEEVEKLNKEKEDAVANQDFEKAANLRDQAEKLRKKKDQITQEWREKSQQTDGVVDEEIIAEVVSKMTGIPLTRLSTEDSLRLMKMEEELHKRVVSQDAAVTAISKAVRRSRSGLKDPKRPTGSFIFAGPTGVGKTLLAKALAEYMFGDADALVHIDMSEYMEKHNVSRLIGAPPGFVGYEEGGQLTEKIRRRPYAVVLFDEIEKAHPDVFNMLLQVMEEGRLTDSFGRNIDFRNTILIMTTNAGAEAIKNESSFGFQKPDGDASYDSMKARVMDQIERVFRPEFLNRLDDTIIFRHLTKEDLKGVIDFELSKVRERLIDRGLNLELTDASKELLIKKGSNLDYGARPLRRAIEQFIEDPLSEELLRGAFEGMDTIVVSGIIENEAGERVEEKDLTTDEKTGRLIDSSGSKCKVIRLDFAGESRGLSESEETVSAGAGEGEASGEKS, encoded by the coding sequence ATGTACGAACGATTTACAGACCGAGCTCGCAAGGTCATGCAGTTGGCCAATCAAGAGGCTCAACGCTTTAACCACGAGTATATCGGCACCGAACACATCTTGCTCGGACTGGTGAAGGAAGGCAGCGGCGTTGCCGCGAACGTCTTGAAGAACTTGGAAGTCGATCTTCGCAAGATCCGGCTAGAGGTAGAGAAGCTGGTTCAAAGCGGCCCTGAAATGGTGACCGTTGGCAAACTGCCACAGACCCCGCGTGCCAAGAAAGTCATCGAGTATTCGATGGAAGAGGCTCGCAACCTGAATCACAGCTATGTCGGCACCGAACACATTCTGTTGGGTCTGCTGCGTGAACAGGAGGGCGTCGCAGCTCAGGTGCTGATGAACCTTGGTCTGAAACTGGAAGACGTCCGCGAAGAAGTCTTGAACCTATTGGGACATGGGCTCGAGGGCGCCGAAGTCGGCGAACGTGGCGGACGCACCGGGGACAGTGGCGAATCGAGCGGTTCGTCGTCCAAGAGCGGCAAAAGCAAAACTCCTGCTCTGGATTCGTTCGGGCGTGACCTGACCGAATTGGCCAAGAAGGGTGAACTGGATCCTGTCATCGGACGCGAGCGAGAAATCGAACGCGCGATTCAGATCCTGTGTCGCCGTACCAAGAACAACCCCGTCCTGCTCGGTGAAGCCGGTGTTGGCAAGACCGCCATCGTCGAAGGCTTTGCCCAAAAGGTGATCGAAGGCGAAGTGCCTGAAATCTTGGCCGAAAAGCGGATCGTGGTTTTGGACTTGGCGATGATGGTCGCCGGTACCAAGTACCGCGGCCAATTCGAAGAACGCATCAAAGCGGTCATGACCGAAGTTCGCCGCGTCAAGAACACGATCCTGTTCATTGACGAACTGCATACCTTGGTGGGAGCCGGTGGTGCCGAAGGCGCCATCGATGCCGCCAACGTGCTGAAGCCAGCCCTGGCACGAGGTGAAATCCAGTGCATCGGGGCCACGACCTTGGACGAGTACCGTAAGTACATCGAAAAGGACAACGCGCTGGCACGGCGGTTCCAAGAAATCATCGTCGAACCGACCGGCAAGACCGAAACGATCGCCATCCTGAAGGGACTACGCGGTCGTTACGAAGAACACCACCGCGTTCAGTTCACCGATGACGCAGTCGTTGCTGCGGTCGAAATGAGCGAGCGTTACATCACCGCCCGTTGCCTGCCCGATAAAGCGATCGACGTGATCGACGAAGCCGGTGCACGGGTGCGATTGCGCACGATGACCCGTCCACCAGACTTGAAAGAAATCGACGAAGAAGTCGAAAAGCTGAACAAGGAAAAGGAAGACGCGGTCGCCAACCAAGACTTTGAAAAGGCTGCCAACCTTCGCGATCAGGCCGAAAAACTTCGCAAGAAGAAAGACCAGATCACGCAAGAGTGGCGTGAAAAGAGTCAACAGACCGATGGTGTCGTCGACGAAGAAATCATCGCGGAAGTGGTCAGCAAGATGACCGGCATTCCGTTGACCCGATTGTCGACCGAAGATTCGCTTCGTCTGATGAAGATGGAAGAAGAACTGCACAAACGTGTGGTCAGCCAAGACGCTGCCGTTACCGCGATCAGCAAGGCCGTCCGCCGTAGCCGCAGTGGCCTGAAGGACCCCAAGCGTCCAACCGGATCGTTCATCTTCGCTGGGCCAACCGGTGTTGGTAAAACGTTGCTGGCCAAAGCGCTTGCTGAATACATGTTCGGTGACGCCGATGCGCTTGTGCACATCGACATGTCCGAATACATGGAAAAGCACAACGTTAGCCGTTTGATCGGTGCACCGCCCGGATTCGTCGGATACGAAGAAGGCGGTCAGCTGACCGAAAAGATTCGTCGTCGTCCCTACGCGGTTGTGCTGTTCGACGAAATCGAAAAGGCTCACCCCGACGTCTTCAACATGTTGTTGCAGGTGATGGAAGAAGGACGTTTGACCGACTCGTTCGGCCGGAACATCGACTTCCGAAACACGATCTTGATCATGACCACCAATGCCGGTGCCGAAGCGATCAAGAACGAATCGTCCTTTGGTTTCCAAAAACCTGATGGCGACGCCAGCTACGATTCGATGAAGGCCCGTGTGATGGACCAGATCGAACGCGTCTTCCGACCGGAATTCTTGAACCGTTTGGACGATACGATCATCTTCCGCCACCTGACCAAGGAAGACCTCAAGGGCGTCATCGATTTCGAACTGTCGAAGGTTCGCGAACGTTTGATCGACCGTGGCCTGAACCTGGAACTGACCGATGCGTCGAAGGAACTGCTGATCAAGAAGGGCAGCAACCTGGACTACGGTGCAAGACCACTGCGTCGTGCGATCGAACAGTTCATCGAAGATCCGTTGAGCGAAGAACTGCTCCGCGGTGCCTTCGAAGGAATGGACACGATCGTCGTCAGCGGCATCATCGAAAACGAAGCCGGTGAACGAGTCGAAGAGAAGGATCTGACGACCGACGAAAAGACGGGTCGTTTGATCGACAGCAGCGGCAGCAAGTGCAAGGTGATTCGATTGGATTTCGCTGGCGAAAGCCGCGGACTATCCGAGTCCGAAGAAACCGTCAGCGCCGGCGCTGGCGAAGGCGAAGCATCGGGCGAAAAGTCCTGA
- a CDS encoding tetratricopeptide repeat protein: MEFQHYLTCLWPGMAELWWRGRLSALPLAIGFALALNAVLVTGYIYPEWMSGGLVSMAFWIGVVAWGFTVVRSVRELPSIVAPRSVTDEPDRFVEAHQAFLQANYSEAETLLNQVLAIETRDPPALLLLSGVYRHTGRLESAEMLLDEIRRLEVSDRWFLEIRAEAKRLAAAMEASNASETEPETGSENETKAETESSAETATPSPADLTEPVRRAA, translated from the coding sequence ATGGAATTCCAGCATTACCTAACCTGCCTGTGGCCTGGGATGGCCGAATTGTGGTGGAGGGGCCGACTATCGGCCCTGCCGCTAGCGATTGGGTTTGCGCTGGCCCTGAACGCAGTCTTGGTGACCGGATACATCTATCCTGAATGGATGTCGGGCGGATTGGTATCGATGGCGTTCTGGATCGGCGTGGTCGCTTGGGGATTCACGGTTGTCCGCAGCGTCCGCGAACTGCCTTCCATCGTGGCACCACGCAGTGTCACCGACGAACCCGATCGTTTCGTCGAGGCCCACCAAGCGTTCTTGCAAGCCAATTACAGCGAAGCCGAAACGCTGCTCAATCAAGTGCTAGCCATTGAAACACGGGACCCACCGGCATTGCTGCTATTGTCAGGCGTCTATCGTCATACCGGACGCTTGGAATCTGCAGAGATGCTGCTCGACGAGATTCGTCGGCTAGAAGTATCCGACCGATGGTTCCTGGAAATCCGAGCCGAAGCGAAGCGGTTAGCGGCGGCGATGGAAGCCAGCAATGCTAGCGAAACAGAGCCAGAAACGGGTTCCGAGAATGAGACAAAGGCCGAGACAGAATCTTCGGCTGAGACGGCAACTCCATCGCCTGCCGATCTGACAGAGCCCGTTCGGCGGGCCGCGTAA
- a CDS encoding AAA domain-containing protein, which produces MPAGSRQERQSRAVKKRPPTLDQATTVDAYFDTLADWLEREAEAERERLARRRQIRNQTHVERTGETLVRMSLQDHNTGLAGRLILDFAKPGEQPLPNNRLKVGSPVVVSDDDNPADKGVPGVVSRRKPHLIQIATDQWPEGDHFRIDLSPDETTRRRQLAAMARARTATGRSKNLRDVLMGTRPLRFNDPGEIKFLTQLNPPQQDAVRFALSARDVAIIHGPPGTGKTTTLAEIIYQAVSRGDRVLACASSNTAVDNLLERLVTMMPHVLRVGHPARVFEALRGHTLDELVDADPSTDVIRDMRREVQQLMKAASKDFRGKDGHRNRREIMAEAGQLRGQIRGLERSIIRGVLDRADVVCTTTTVDDDLLGDREFDTVVMDEACQSTLPSIWQAVLRADRLILGGDHQQLPPTVLSAEAATAGLRESLMQRMVQRDGEDVFRRLTVQYRMNESIMRFSSDTFYDGTLIADASVKSHRLCDLKGVDTLPMTESTLAFIDTAGAEYDEELEPDGESKRNPKEAHLVVQLVRDLFESGVCANQIAVIAPYAAQVRLIRNRLDAPELEIDTVDGFQGREKEVVLISMTRSNQIGEIGFLADTRRTNVALTRAKRKLIVIGDSATLGQNPFYAAMLQYFDDAGAYRSVWEFDT; this is translated from the coding sequence ATGCCCGCCGGCTCTCGCCAAGAACGCCAGTCTCGCGCCGTCAAGAAACGGCCGCCCACGTTGGATCAGGCGACCACGGTGGATGCGTACTTTGACACCCTAGCCGATTGGCTGGAACGGGAGGCCGAAGCGGAGCGTGAACGATTGGCCCGCCGCAGGCAAATTCGCAATCAAACGCACGTCGAACGAACCGGCGAAACGTTGGTTCGAATGTCGCTGCAAGATCACAACACGGGGCTGGCGGGTCGTTTGATCCTTGATTTCGCCAAGCCAGGCGAACAACCCCTGCCCAACAATCGATTGAAAGTCGGTTCGCCGGTCGTGGTTTCCGATGACGACAACCCAGCCGACAAGGGCGTGCCCGGTGTCGTCAGCCGCCGCAAACCTCACCTGATCCAGATCGCGACCGACCAGTGGCCCGAGGGCGATCACTTTCGAATTGACCTGTCACCCGACGAAACCACTCGCCGCCGCCAACTGGCCGCGATGGCTCGCGCCAGGACAGCGACCGGGCGGTCCAAAAATCTGCGTGACGTGCTGATGGGAACACGTCCGCTGCGGTTCAACGATCCAGGCGAGATCAAGTTCCTGACCCAACTGAACCCACCCCAACAAGACGCGGTTCGATTTGCGTTGTCGGCGCGCGACGTCGCGATCATCCATGGCCCGCCGGGCACTGGAAAGACGACCACGTTGGCCGAGATCATTTACCAAGCCGTATCGCGTGGCGACCGTGTACTGGCGTGTGCGTCGAGCAACACCGCGGTCGACAATTTGCTGGAACGTTTGGTCACGATGATGCCGCACGTCCTGCGTGTCGGACACCCTGCCCGCGTGTTCGAAGCGCTGCGTGGCCATACCCTCGATGAACTGGTCGATGCCGATCCGTCGACCGATGTCATCCGCGACATGCGGCGTGAAGTGCAACAACTGATGAAGGCCGCGTCCAAAGATTTCCGTGGCAAAGATGGGCACCGCAACCGACGCGAAATCATGGCCGAAGCCGGCCAATTGCGTGGCCAGATCCGCGGACTCGAACGATCGATCATCCGCGGCGTGCTGGATCGCGCCGACGTCGTATGCACGACCACCACTGTCGACGATGACCTGCTAGGGGATCGCGAGTTCGACACCGTGGTGATGGACGAAGCCTGTCAAAGTACACTGCCCAGCATCTGGCAGGCCGTGCTGCGTGCCGACCGCTTGATCCTGGGTGGCGACCACCAACAATTGCCGCCCACCGTCCTGTCCGCCGAGGCCGCCACCGCGGGACTGCGCGAATCGCTGATGCAGCGAATGGTCCAACGGGATGGCGAGGACGTCTTTCGCCGACTGACCGTCCAATACCGGATGAACGAATCGATCATGCGGTTTTCGTCCGATACGTTTTACGACGGCACTCTGATCGCCGATGCATCGGTCAAATCCCATCGACTCTGTGACCTAAAAGGCGTCGATACCCTGCCGATGACCGAGTCGACGCTGGCATTCATTGACACCGCGGGAGCCGAATACGACGAAGAACTAGAACCCGATGGTGAAAGCAAACGCAATCCCAAGGAAGCGCACCTAGTGGTCCAACTGGTCCGCGATCTGTTCGAATCGGGCGTGTGTGCGAACCAAATTGCGGTCATCGCGCCGTATGCGGCGCAAGTCCGCCTGATCCGCAACCGCCTGGATGCACCGGAGCTTGAGATCGACACCGTGGACGGGTTCCAAGGACGTGAAAAAGAAGTGGTTCTGATCAGCATGACCCGCAGCAACCAGATCGGCGAAATCGGATTCCTGGCAGACACGCGCCGAACGAATGTCGCCCTGACGCGTGCCAAACGAAAACTAATCGTCATCGGCGATAGCGCCACGCTGGGGCAAAACCCGTTCTATGCCGCGATGCTACAGTACTTTGATGACGCAGGTGCCTACCGTTCGGTGTGGGAATTTGATACCTGA
- a CDS encoding DUF1294 domain-containing protein: protein MIHILAVLAVWTLLASLIASALYAKDKRAARLDQRRTPEQTLLLWCVLGGWPGAWITGQKLRHKTYKMSYRIKFAVCVVVHIAAVATILWSWYAGWAEMIPTNP from the coding sequence ATGATCCACATCTTAGCCGTTTTGGCCGTTTGGACACTCCTAGCCAGTTTGATTGCATCGGCGCTGTATGCAAAAGACAAACGGGCCGCACGTTTGGATCAACGTCGTACCCCCGAGCAAACGTTGTTGCTGTGGTGTGTCTTGGGCGGTTGGCCAGGGGCCTGGATCACGGGACAGAAACTGCGTCACAAGACCTACAAGATGTCGTACCGTATCAAGTTTGCGGTCTGTGTCGTCGTCCACATCGCTGCAGTGGCCACCATTTTGTGGAGCTGGTATGCCGGATGGGCGGAAATGATACCGACGAATCCTTGA
- a CDS encoding DUF1559 domain-containing protein, which translates to MGALRRGFTLVELLVVIAIIGVLVGLLLPAVQSAREAARRMKCSNNVKQIGLGVHNYHSTYQQLPIHGFGPTREWNNSAGAADRYDGTGFTRIELSYLVGLLPFIEQQAMWSMISSPLNEADGDVWPAFGPRATQGRYPPWATDIPTYRCPSDPGFGVPSLGRTNFAACIGDGFYDAENGVTIWNTGRNRWEYQTDVRQMQRARCGLRGVFVPRASMKFRDIIDGMSQTICVGEIATDLGDRDIRTHSSTNNGGTITVLDNPKTCADAGQIDRRRPRYWDPDYTIAGQPISRRGYRWAIFHSLQSQFNTILPPNSEVCLAGHVDTRGVVPPSSRHPGGCHILMCDGAVKFITDSIEAGNPRTPCVYCRALASNTNSATGPGSKSPYGLWGALGTRASREVIDAEF; encoded by the coding sequence ATGGGGGCACTTCGACGAGGCTTTACGTTGGTGGAACTGTTGGTGGTGATCGCCATCATCGGGGTTCTGGTGGGATTGTTGTTGCCAGCGGTGCAGTCGGCGCGTGAAGCGGCCCGCCGGATGAAGTGCAGCAACAATGTTAAACAGATCGGTTTGGGAGTGCACAACTACCATTCGACCTACCAACAACTGCCGATCCATGGTTTTGGTCCAACCCGTGAATGGAACAATTCGGCAGGCGCCGCTGATCGTTATGACGGGACCGGATTCACACGGATCGAACTGAGTTATCTGGTGGGGCTGTTGCCGTTCATCGAACAGCAGGCGATGTGGTCGATGATCAGCAGCCCGCTGAACGAAGCCGATGGGGATGTGTGGCCAGCCTTTGGTCCGCGTGCGACTCAGGGCCGATATCCACCCTGGGCGACCGATATCCCCACCTACCGCTGTCCCAGTGATCCCGGTTTTGGCGTTCCCTCGTTAGGGAGAACCAACTTTGCAGCCTGCATCGGCGACGGTTTCTATGACGCCGAAAACGGAGTGACGATCTGGAACACGGGCCGCAATCGCTGGGAGTATCAAACTGACGTTCGCCAAATGCAACGCGCCCGGTGTGGGCTTCGTGGCGTGTTCGTGCCCCGTGCGTCGATGAAGTTTCGGGACATCATCGATGGCATGTCCCAGACGATCTGTGTCGGTGAAATCGCAACCGATTTGGGCGACCGTGACATCCGGACTCATTCGTCGACCAATAACGGCGGGACCATCACGGTGTTGGACAATCCGAAGACCTGCGCCGATGCGGGGCAGATCGATCGGCGACGACCGCGGTATTGGGATCCCGACTACACCATCGCCGGGCAACCGATCAGTCGCCGTGGTTACCGGTGGGCCATCTTTCATTCGCTGCAGTCACAGTTCAACACCATTCTGCCGCCCAACAGCGAAGTCTGTCTGGCCGGTCACGTGGACACTCGCGGCGTTGTTCCACCCAGCAGTCGGCATCCGGGCGGGTGTCACATCTTAATGTGCGATGGTGCGGTGAAGTTCATCACCGATTCCATCGAAGCGGGCAATCCAAGAACCCCCTGTGTGTATTGCCGTGCGCTGGCATCCAACACCAACAGTGCGACAGGCCCCGGATCGAAGAGTCCGTATGGATTGTGGGGAGCACTGGGAACACGGGCATCGCGCGAAGTCATTGACGCCGAGTTCTAA
- a CDS encoding vWA domain-containing protein, with the protein MQPLPPVVEKPLCDGDSRRSWRSLGVSIVVHSILLAVLALMIHTTVSSPSISLVMTNEIATQVEAPIGPPVEIAPPEPPPVELPVIKPRVLEPLPEIDPVNPRMGTLAANAQPTGAIAKPADEIEFFGARASGDHFVFILDNSYSMKARNKGRYRRACNELLRSVKELDERQRYSVILFSWATAPMYYASNARYRIAEGNHVAELRDWIVNATLGPGTDPRRALSLASHLNPDAVFLLTDGDFNQPQEFRADSGWVDEHGNGFSTSMEHGIEMMFVEKQIPVHTFAFENPFSKEDVQQISQLSGGTFRYVPTSDLKPIDFDRFKLILGKVDQSSRPGPDRLRFAHNLIRDGELAFAEYLIRPLVADELQSQYDRNRLTSLNQILESELGDTRLEDFPIPTDGYQ; encoded by the coding sequence ATGCAACCGCTGCCACCCGTTGTCGAAAAACCACTATGCGATGGAGATTCCCGTCGCTCGTGGCGATCGCTCGGTGTGTCCATTGTGGTTCACTCGATCCTGTTGGCCGTGTTGGCGTTGATGATCCATACGACGGTTTCCAGCCCGTCGATCTCGCTGGTGATGACCAACGAAATCGCCACTCAGGTCGAAGCGCCGATTGGTCCGCCTGTCGAGATCGCACCGCCTGAACCGCCCCCCGTCGAATTACCAGTGATCAAACCTCGAGTGCTAGAACCATTGCCCGAGATCGATCCAGTGAACCCACGGATGGGCACGCTGGCGGCCAATGCACAACCCACTGGAGCCATCGCCAAGCCGGCCGATGAAATCGAATTTTTCGGGGCACGTGCCAGCGGCGACCATTTTGTTTTCATCCTGGACAATTCCTACAGCATGAAGGCGCGCAACAAGGGGAGGTATCGTCGCGCCTGCAATGAACTGTTGCGATCGGTCAAAGAGCTAGATGAGCGACAACGGTACAGCGTGATCTTGTTCTCGTGGGCAACGGCACCGATGTATTACGCAAGCAACGCTCGCTATCGGATTGCCGAGGGAAATCATGTCGCCGAACTACGCGATTGGATCGTCAACGCCACACTTGGCCCAGGAACCGATCCGCGACGCGCCCTATCGCTGGCCAGCCACCTGAATCCCGACGCCGTGTTCCTGCTGACTGACGGCGACTTCAACCAACCGCAAGAATTCCGTGCCGACAGCGGTTGGGTCGACGAACATGGCAATGGGTTTTCGACGTCCATGGAACACGGAATCGAAATGATGTTTGTGGAGAAACAGATTCCGGTGCACACGTTTGCCTTTGAAAATCCGTTTTCCAAAGAAGACGTGCAACAGATTTCGCAACTATCCGGTGGCACTTTCCGGTACGTCCCCACCAGCGACCTGAAACCGATCGACTTTGACCGATTCAAATTGATCTTAGGCAAGGTCGATCAATCCAGCCGGCCCGGGCCAGACCGACTTCGTTTCGCGCACAACCTGATTCGCGACGGCGAGCTGGCGTTTGCCGAATACCTGATCCGCCCGCTGGTCGCAGACGAACTGCAAAGCCAATACGATCGAAACAGACTTACGTCACTCAACCAGATCCTGGAATCCGAACTGGGCGACACACGGCTAGAAGACTTTCCGATCCCCACCGACGGATACCAATAG